One Thalassospira marina DNA window includes the following coding sequences:
- a CDS encoding DMT family transporter translates to MSLLDPKTRATLIGTLAVLLWALLALFTTEVKSIPPFELVSLCFSVASVFSAIWISRKGLSAFRALRQPVGAWVLSVGGLFGYHFFYFVALANAPAVDASLIAYLWPLFIVLLSAFLPGERLRWFHIAGAICGLGGAAVLVSKGQGVNFDPAFAVGYGAALVCSILWSGYSVLNRRYRAVPVEVVCGFCAGAAILGFITHGLLENWVTPDASQWLAIAGLGLGPVGVAFFVWDYGTKHGDIQVLGVSAYAAPLLSTLILIAFGRAPASPAVIWGCLLIVGGALLASKNMFARRRSRMVS, encoded by the coding sequence ATGTCTTTGCTTGATCCAAAAACCAGGGCGACCCTGATTGGGACACTTGCCGTTTTGCTGTGGGCGTTGCTGGCCCTGTTCACCACAGAGGTTAAATCCATCCCGCCATTCGAGCTGGTCAGCCTGTGTTTTTCTGTTGCATCGGTTTTCAGTGCGATCTGGATTTCCCGAAAGGGGCTTTCGGCCTTTCGGGCATTACGTCAGCCGGTTGGGGCGTGGGTGCTTTCGGTTGGCGGGCTGTTTGGCTATCACTTTTTCTATTTTGTCGCCCTTGCCAATGCGCCAGCCGTTGATGCCAGCCTGATTGCTTATCTATGGCCGTTATTTATTGTGCTGTTATCGGCTTTTTTGCCCGGCGAACGGTTGCGCTGGTTTCACATTGCCGGGGCGATTTGCGGGCTGGGCGGTGCGGCGGTGCTGGTCAGCAAAGGGCAGGGCGTTAATTTCGACCCGGCATTTGCGGTTGGTTATGGTGCGGCGCTGGTATGTTCAATTTTGTGGTCAGGCTATTCCGTTTTGAACCGCCGGTATCGCGCTGTTCCGGTCGAGGTTGTTTGCGGGTTTTGTGCTGGAGCCGCTATCCTGGGTTTTATCACCCATGGTCTGCTTGAAAACTGGGTCACACCCGATGCCAGTCAGTGGCTGGCAATTGCTGGCTTGGGGCTTGGTCCGGTTGGTGTTGCCTTTTTCGTGTGGGATTACGGCACCAAACATGGCGATATTCAGGTTCTGGGTGTGTCTGCCTATGCCGCGCCATTGCTTTCAACATTGATATTGATTGCTTTTGGCCGTGCTCCGGCCAGCCCGGCAGTCATTTGGGGATGCCTTTTGATTGTGGGTGGTGCGCTGTTGGCGTCGAAAAATATGTTCGCGCGGCGTCGTTCTCGCATGGTGAGTTAG
- a CDS encoding helix-turn-helix domain-containing protein: MSLSFRNYRSETLTHSHDDFHQIIISHHGVLDLDIDGAGGEVRGRQIAFVPAGAKHAYRAQGMNRFLVIDLDAGLAKNAGLEQLWQKAGGSAYLSIAQDIRFGDLEKLSSVSIRAPQVKPDHVQAGFGTSSRASIPMAGNLAGQDMLPFLSDLLRAAGQRQKAGSFSHLGDADAGGIPPRLARAMEWAAARLGEPVNVAQMARIAALSESALFAAFERHVGCSPMRWLVALRLDQGRDWLSDQANCDSIGDIASQAGFQDQAAFSRAFSRRFNVSPAQYRKQCRAG; this comes from the coding sequence ATGTCGCTCAGCTTTCGCAATTACCGTTCCGAAACCCTCACGCATAGCCATGATGATTTTCATCAGATCATCATTTCGCATCATGGCGTGCTGGATTTGGATATTGACGGGGCCGGGGGCGAAGTTCGTGGTCGGCAAATTGCTTTTGTGCCTGCCGGGGCCAAACACGCCTATCGGGCGCAGGGCATGAACCGCTTTCTCGTAATCGACCTGGATGCGGGGCTTGCGAAAAATGCCGGGTTGGAACAGCTTTGGCAAAAGGCTGGCGGCAGTGCCTATCTTTCAATCGCGCAGGATATCCGCTTTGGCGATCTTGAAAAACTGTCTTCCGTCAGCATCCGGGCTCCGCAGGTAAAGCCGGATCATGTTCAAGCGGGCTTTGGCACCAGCTCGCGTGCCTCAATTCCCATGGCGGGAAACCTTGCAGGGCAGGATATGCTGCCGTTTTTAAGTGATCTTTTGCGCGCTGCCGGGCAAAGGCAGAAAGCCGGGTCTTTCTCGCATCTTGGGGATGCCGATGCAGGGGGCATTCCCCCGCGTCTTGCCCGGGCGATGGAATGGGCAGCTGCCCGGCTAGGCGAACCGGTCAATGTTGCGCAAATGGCGCGGATCGCGGCGCTTTCCGAAAGTGCTTTGTTCGCGGCATTTGAACGCCATGTTGGCTGTTCGCCTATGCGCTGGCTGGTTGCCTTGCGCCTTGATCAGGGGCGGGACTGGTTATCGGATCAAGCCAATTGCGACAGTATCGGCGATATCGCCAGTCAGGCCGGTTTTCAGGATCAAGCTGCTTTTTCGCGCGCCTTTTCCCGGCGGTTTAATGTTTCGCCCGCCCAATACCGCAAACAATGCCGTGCCGGTTAA
- a CDS encoding AraC family transcriptional regulator — MTTPRYQNYTVFNELKNDADIVAAGDFGDEISAVRWRRDSYAHSRYDNPDHHTLSLYLTGGTGILREQGTVPLSGGGPGRVCVMPAHISSDWMVRGQVELFHLYIPVAAWDRAVVEVLDTDPARIELTEKTFWVDPAVEQMVRNVIVPLDWNAPADRLVMSSAGYGLLHHLLSNYTVQKPAVNGIRGGLSGAVRRRVIDYVAANLEQAITLDDLASVAGLSVFHFSRMFRTSLGEAPHQYVLRKRISQARSMLHDGDLALAEIAMACGFSSQAHLTTRFGHIVGVSPARYRQIVLDHAAMGRDVTAAPLWRFLPR, encoded by the coding sequence ATGACGACGCCTCGCTATCAAAATTATACCGTTTTCAACGAACTGAAAAACGATGCCGATATTGTTGCGGCGGGGGATTTCGGTGATGAAATTTCGGCTGTGCGCTGGCGCCGCGATTCCTATGCCCATAGCCGCTATGATAACCCGGACCACCACACCCTCAGCCTGTATCTGACCGGCGGGACGGGCATATTGCGCGAACAGGGCACTGTGCCGTTATCAGGTGGTGGGCCCGGGCGCGTTTGTGTGATGCCCGCGCATATATCATCGGACTGGATGGTGCGTGGCCAGGTCGAACTGTTCCATCTTTATATTCCCGTGGCTGCCTGGGATCGCGCGGTTGTCGAGGTGCTTGATACCGACCCCGCGCGCATCGAATTGACGGAAAAAACCTTTTGGGTGGACCCCGCAGTCGAGCAGATGGTGCGTAATGTTATTGTCCCGCTCGACTGGAATGCCCCGGCAGACAGGCTTGTCATGTCATCGGCCGGGTATGGCCTTTTGCATCATCTGTTATCGAATTACACGGTCCAGAAACCGGCGGTAAATGGCATTCGTGGCGGGTTAAGTGGTGCTGTCCGGCGGCGCGTGATTGATTATGTTGCTGCCAATCTGGAACAGGCGATAACGCTGGATGATCTTGCCAGTGTTGCCGGGTTGTCGGTATTTCACTTTTCGCGGATGTTTAGGACTTCGCTGGGCGAGGCGCCGCATCAATATGTCTTGCGCAAGCGTATTTCCCAGGCGCGCAGCATGCTTCATGACGGGGATCTCGCCCTGGCCGAAATCGCAATGGCCTGTGGCTTTTCAAGCCAGGCCCATCTGACCACGCGGTTCGGGCATATTGTGGGTGTGTCGCCCGCGCGCTACCGCCAGATCGTGCTTGATCATGCTGCCATGGGGCGTGATGTGACTGCCGCACCGCTTTGGAGGTTTTTACCCCGTTAA